The proteins below come from a single Rosa rugosa chromosome 2, drRosRugo1.1, whole genome shotgun sequence genomic window:
- the LOC133730477 gene encoding F-box protein CPR1-like, with translation METLNLGLMAGCMAICNRMPPPPSQIYSADRLRNWLRQLFFSGGVLNKQPCLCSESWNDDIIVEILSRLPVKYLLRCRSVCKSWRALISSSYFVKKHLNHAINGIDNSTNCTIRLLFLHNKNFLEHHPESMLVDSLKNFVGHTASKELDIPGILEVIVGSCNGLICLKARCGGVFLWNPCAGDASKLPEQTVSDANWGDMFYGFGYDSTTEDFKVILGGTTTTKIEVFTLKKGSWRNVGNLRDYGKISGQGCLSNGALHWIEKGRDYQYSSTSRIILFNLAEEKFLEMVRLSFLSNNKYSQIGMSTIRNSLFVYCAHEVILDPILFTIWTMEEYGVMESWTKVQIHRDCVPRPPALPDIHYIGPIVILQNGEVLMTWNSGNLSSFILYNVHKKKSRIASRIRVCDSYNQATYIETYG, from the coding sequence ATGGAAACCTTAAATTTAGGGCTTATGGCAGGGTGTATGGCCATATGCAATCGCATGCCGCCACCACCATCACAAATTTACAGTGCAGACCGCCTTCGAAATTGGCTCCGGCAACTGTTCTTCTCAGGCGGCGTGCTTAATAAACAACCTTGCTTATGTTCAGAGAGCTGGAACGACGATATTATTGTAGAGATACTGTCAAGGCTACCAGTGAAATATTTACTACGGTGTCGTTCTGTTTGCAAGTCATGGCGTGCTCTAATCTCCAGTTCTTATTTTGTTAAGAAGCACCTCAACCACGCAATCAATGGGATCGACAACAGTACTAACTGCACAATTAGGCTCCTGTTCTTACACAATAAGAACTTCTTAGAACATCATCCGGAATCCATGTTGGTTGActcgttgaagaattttgtTGGCCACACTGCAAGCAAAGAGCTTGATATTCCGGGAATTTTGGAAGTTATTGTGGGTTCTTGCAATGGTTTGATATGCCTGAAAGCTCGCTGCGGCGGGGTTTTTCTATGGAACCCTTGTGCCGGAGATGCCAGCAAGTTACCAGAACAAACTGTTAGTGATGCTAATTGGGGTGATATGTTTTATGGATTCGGTTATGATTCTACAACTGAAGATTTCAAGGTCATATTGGGTGGTACAACAACAACGAAAATCGAGGTCTTTACGCTGAAAAAGGGTTCATGGAGGAATGTTGGAAACCTGAGAGATTATGGTAAAATATCTGGGCAGGGGTGCTTATCAAACGGAGCCCTACATTGGATAGAAAAAGGCCGTGATTATCAATATAGTTCAACATCAAGAATTATCTTATTTAATTTAGCGGAGGAGAAATTTTTGGAGATGGTACGTCTATCCTTTCTTTCTAACAACAAATATTCCCAAATAGGAATGAGCACCATTAGAAATTCTCTCTTTGTGTACTGTGCCCATGAAGTGATCTTGGACCCTATATTGTTTACAATTTGGACGATGGAGGAATATGGGGTCATGGAATCTTGGACTAAAGTGCAAATTCATAGAGACTGTGTACCTCGACCTCCAGCACTTCCTGATATACATTACATTGGGCCGATAGTTATTTTACAGAATGGTGAAGTTCTGATGACTTGGAATTCAGGGAACTTATCATCATTTATATTATATAATGTACATAAGAAGAAATCTAGGATTGCTTCTCGGATCCGTGTTTGTGATTCATATAACCAAGCTACGTACATAGAGACTTATGGGTGA
- the LOC133730478 gene encoding uncharacterized protein LOC133730478: protein MLNVSIVEFHEKYLGLPTTIGRNKKEVFRKMNERLDSHLQDWQGKFLSKARKGGGVRGIHWCNWERLCRRKEDGGLGFRDLRAVNQSMLAKTVWRIFWGRSSLVSELLQAKYFPNSCFLDATVGTSPSAVWRGLIWGKQVINRGTRWRIGDGKRVSIKSDRWLPCPTSFRVVSPINVPVDWKVERLFTESGAWNVPMVRSLFLSHETEMILGLPMGLRTTPDKLVWH, encoded by the exons ATGCTCAATGTATCAATTGTGGAGTTTCATGAGAAATATTTGGGGCTCCCTACTACAATTGGAAGAAACAAGAAAGAAGTTTTCCGGAAGATGAATGAAAGATTGGATTCCCATCTTCAAGATTGGCAAGGGAAGTTCCTCTCTAAAGCAA GGAAGGGAGGTGGAGTGAGAGGTATACATTGGTGCAATTGGGAGAGACTGTGTAGGAGGAAGGAAGATGGAGGTTTGGGCTTTCGGGATTTGAGAGCTGTCAATCAATCCATGCTTGCAAAGACAGTTTGGAGAATCTTCTGGGGTAGATCATCTTTGGTTAGTGAGTTGTTGCAAGCAAAGTATTTTCCAAATTCTTGTTTTCTAGATGCTACTGTGGGAACTTCTCCGTCGGCGGTTTGGAGAGGACTGATATGGGGTAAACAAGTCATTAACAGAGGTACTAGATGGCGTATTGGCGATGGAAAAAGAGTTAGCATTAAGTCTGACAGGTGGCTGCCGTGCCCAACAAGTTTCAGAGTGGTTTCACCTATTAACGTCCCGGTGGACTGGAAAGTTGAAAGGCTGTTCACGGAATCGGGGGCTTGGAATGTTCCTATGGTGAGATCTTTATTCTTGTCACATGAGACAGAAATGATTCTTGGTCTGCCCATGGGGTTGAGAACTACTCCAGATAAACTTGTATGGCACTAG